Proteins encoded within one genomic window of Amorphoplanes friuliensis DSM 7358:
- a CDS encoding DNA-directed RNA polymerase subunit alpha has product MLISQRPSLSEESLSETRSRFTIEPLEPGFGYTLGNSLRRTLLSSIPGAAVTSIKIDGVLHEFTTIPGVKEDVVELVMNVKELTVSSEHDEPVSMYLRKQGPGDVTAGDIQPPAGVSVHNPDLKLATLNSKGRLDMELTVERGRGYVTAAQNKSAGAEIGRIPVDSIYSPVMKVTYRVEATRVEQRTDFDRLIIDVESKASISPRTALASAGSTLVELFGLCRELDETAEGIDIGPSPQDAQLAADLALPIEELDLTVRSYNCLKREGINTVGELIGRTEADLLDIRNFGQKSIDEVKMKLAGMGLGLKDSAPSFDPAHVVDSFGDVDYDTDDYRETEQL; this is encoded by the coding sequence GTGCTCATCAGCCAGCGCCCGAGCCTCTCGGAAGAGTCGCTCAGCGAGACCCGCTCCCGGTTCACGATCGAGCCCCTGGAGCCGGGCTTCGGCTACACCCTCGGCAACTCGCTCCGGCGGACCCTGCTGTCGTCGATCCCGGGCGCAGCGGTCACCAGCATCAAGATCGACGGCGTGCTGCACGAGTTCACCACCATCCCCGGTGTCAAGGAGGACGTGGTCGAGCTCGTCATGAACGTCAAGGAGCTGACCGTGAGCTCCGAGCACGACGAGCCCGTCAGCATGTACCTGCGCAAGCAGGGCCCGGGCGACGTCACCGCGGGCGACATCCAGCCCCCGGCCGGCGTCTCCGTGCACAACCCCGACCTGAAGCTGGCCACGCTGAACAGCAAGGGCCGGCTCGACATGGAGCTCACCGTCGAGCGGGGTCGTGGCTACGTCACGGCCGCGCAGAACAAGAGCGCCGGTGCCGAGATCGGCCGCATCCCGGTCGACTCGATCTACTCGCCGGTCATGAAGGTGACCTACCGCGTCGAGGCGACCCGTGTCGAGCAGCGCACCGACTTCGACCGTCTGATCATCGACGTCGAGTCGAAGGCGTCGATCTCGCCCCGTACCGCGCTGGCGTCGGCCGGTTCGACCCTGGTCGAGCTGTTCGGTCTCTGCCGCGAGCTGGACGAGACCGCCGAGGGCATCGACATCGGACCGTCCCCGCAGGACGCTCAGCTCGCCGCCGACCTGGCTCTCCCGATCGAGGAGCTGGACCTCACGGTCCGGTCGTACAACTGCCTCAAGCGCGAGGGCATCAACACCGTCGGTGAACTGATCGGGCGGACGGAGGCCGACCTTCTGGATATAAGGAATTTCGGTCAGAAGTCGATCGACGAGGTCAAGATGAAGCTCGCCGGAATGGGCCTGGGACTGAAGGACAGCGCGCCGTCCTTCGACCCGGCGCACGTGGTCGACTCGTTCGGCGACGTGGACTACGACACCGACGACTACCGCGAGACCGAGCAGCTGTAA